In the genome of Vigna radiata var. radiata cultivar VC1973A unplaced genomic scaffold, Vradiata_ver6 scaffold_100, whole genome shotgun sequence, one region contains:
- the LOC106755309 gene encoding phosphate transporter PHO1 homolog 10-like isoform X5, with the protein MTFKKDFKQQMVPEWEKEYMDYEGLKRILKEMKSRKQTKXNRSLQHRLKLERAFSGLHLQGSNHKREEDNEEQVIEVKTLEEEGGSKQSYKTNFHKLNEEGGEAEARLFQKLDEELNKVNAFYKDQVEAANHESNLLSKQVEALVALRVKVKSPDVELMQIVSSPKETADQNHQQKDSMIGPEVDPVQQTNRNIHHHEEQAEAHNNYNRRDPLEILEHVKVDDSLQCPKSTIKKAFTDSSDNELSISKEELKKIEKQLRLVFVEFYQKLLHLKDYSFMNLSAFSKIMKTYEKRTSRAASTVYMKVVDNSYLGSSDEVNFLLEKVESTFIRNFTRSNHKKGRKLLRQKAKTEKQSITFITGFFSGCFVALLVATIFRITSQQFIKKKGTSYMENIFPLYSLFGYITLHMLVYAANTYYWKRYRVNYPFLFGVRAGTELDYREIFLLTSGHAVLVLLITFCPLNIIYRSSRFFFIRCLFRCICAPVFKVRLADFFLADQLTSQVQAFKSVELYICYYGLGEDSRRQKKCQTHGIYNIQYFIVGIIPYWFRLAQCMRQFYEEGDINRAFNSLNYLSTITAMVFRTAFELKKGRSWKVLALVTSALAVLQNTYWDIVKDWGLLQRLSKNPYLRDKLILPHRSIYFIAMVVDIALRISWMQLVFEMNWSPLRKVTMITVTSCLEIVRRGIWNFFRLENEHLNNVGNYRAFKSVPHPFSYYDEEKDKNE; encoded by the exons ATGACATTTAAGAAAGACTTTAAGCAACAAATGGTGCCTGAGTGGGAGAAAGAATACATGGATTATGAAGGCCTCAAAAGAATATTGAAAGAGATGAAAAGTAGGAAACAAACTAAANACAACAGGTCATTGCAGCACAGACTGAAACTTGAAAGAGCATTCAGTGGACTTCACTTGCAAGGTAGCAATCACAAGAGAGAGGAGGATAATGAAGAACAGGTTATAGAAGTTAAGACATTAGAAGAAGAAGGTGGTTCCAAACAGTCATATAAGACTAACTTTCACAAGCTCAATGAAGAAGGAGGAGAAGCTGAGGCAAGACTCTTTCAAAAGCTTGATGAAGAGCTCAACAAGGTCAATGCATTTTACAAGGATCAGGTGGAAGCAGCCAACCATGAATCCAACCTTTTGAGTAAACAGGTGGAGGCTTTGGTTGCTCTAAGAGTAAAGGTCAAAAGTCCTGATGTAG AGTTGATGCAGATTGTCTCCTCACCTAAAGAGACTGCTGATCAAAATCATCAGCAAAAAGATTCTATGATAGGCCCTGAAGTTGATCCTGTTCAACAAACCAATAGAAATATTCATCATCATGAGGAGCAAGCAGAAGCACACAATAATTACAACAGAAGAGATCCCTTGGAAATCCTTGAGCATGTAAAGGTTGATGATTCTCTTCAATGTCCAaaatcaacaattaaaaaagCTTTTACTGATTCCAGTGATAATGAATTGAGCATCAGCAAAGAGGAgctgaaaaaaattgaaaagcaactaaGACTTGTGTTTGTTGAGTTCTATCAGAAACTCCTCCATCTCAAAGACTACAG TTTTATGAACCTGTCAGCATTTTCCAAGATCATGAAGACCTATGAAAAG CGTACATCAAGGGCAGCATCTACAGTCTACATGAAAGTAGTGGATAATTCTTATCTGGGAAGTTCTGATGAG GTTAATTTTCTATTGGAGAAAGTAGAGTCTACCTTCATCAGAAACTTCACACGCTCAAATCACAAAAAGGGGAGGAAGTTATTAAGACAAAAAGCAAAAACAGAAAAGCAAAGCATAACATTTATCACAG GTTTCTTTTCTGGTTGCTTTGTTGCTCTATTGGTTGCTACCATATTTAGAATAACATCTCAGCAATTCATAAAGAAGAAGGGGACATCTTACATGGAAAACATTTTCCCACTGTACAG TCTTTTTGGATATATCACTCTACATATGCTTGTGTATGCTGCAAACACATATTATTGGAAGCGTTATCGGGTCAATTATCCATTCTTATTTGGCGTCAGGGCTGGAACTGAATTGGACTACAGAGAAATTTTCCTTCTGACCTCTGGTCATGCAGTG CTAGTTCTTTTGATTACCTTTTGCCCTCTCAACATCATATATCGCTCAAGTCGTTTCTTCTTTATCCGATGCTTATTTCGCTGTATATGTGCTCCTGTTTTCAAG GTTCGTCTTGCAGATTTCTTCTTGGCTGACCAGCTTACTAGCCAG GTCCAAGCATTCAAGAGTGTGGAGCTTTACATATGCTATTATGGGCTTGGAGAAGACTCAAGGAGGCAAAAGAAATGTCAAACTCATGGTATCTATAACATACAGTATTTCATCGTTGGCATCATTCCTTATTGGTTTCGGCTAGCACAG TGCATGCGTCAATTCTATGAAGAGGGAGACATCAACCGTGCATTCAATAGTTTAAATTATCTATCAACAATTACTGCCATGGTCTTTCGGACAGCCTTTGAACTAAAGAAGGGAAGAAGTTGGAAAGTGTTGGCATTGGTAACTTCAGCACTGGCAGTTCTTCAGAACACATATTGGGACATTGTTAAGGACTGGGGGCTCCTGCAAAGGCTTTCAAAGAACCCCTATTTGAGAGATAAACTAATACTTCCCCATAGAAGTATCTATTTCATAGCCATG GTTGTGGACATAGCTCTTAGAATTTCATGGATGCAATTggtgtttgaaatgaattggaGTCCCCTTCGTAAAGTGACAATGATTACAGTTACTTCCTGCCTTGAGATTGTTCGTCGAGGCATTTGGAACTTCTTCAG GTTGGAGAACGAACACTTGAACAATGTTGGAAACTACCGTGCCTTCAAATCCGTTCCTCATCCTTTCAGTTACTACGATGAGGAAAAGGACAAGAATGAGTAG
- the LOC106755309 gene encoding phosphate transporter PHO1 homolog 10-like isoform X3 — MTFKKDFKQQMVPEWEKEYMDYEGLKRILKEMKSRKQTKXNRSLQHRLKLERAFSGLHLQGSNHKREEDNEEQVIEVKTLEEEGGSKQSYKTNFHKLNEEGGEAEARLFQKLDEELNKVNAFYKDQVEAANHESNLLSKQVEALVALRVKVKSPDVELMQIVSSPKETADQNHQQKDSMIGPEVDPVQQTNRNIHHHEEQAEAHNNYNRRDPLEILEHVKVDDSLQCPKSTIKKAFTDSSDNELSISKEELKKIEKQLRLVFVEFYQKLLHLKDYSFMNLSAFSKIMKTYEKRTSRAASTVYMKVVDNSYLGSSDEVNFLLEKVESTFIRNFTRSNHKKGRKLLRQKAKTEKQSITFITGFFSGCFVALLVATIFRITSQQFIKKKGTSYMENIFPLYSLFGYITLHMLVYAANTYYWKRYRVNYPFLFGVRAGTELDYREIFLLTSGHAVVALLCFLINLQIEMNSRSQQYKTVTEIVPLILVVLVLLITFCPLNIIYRSSRFFFIRCLFRCICAPVFKVQAFKSVELYICYYGLGEDSRRQKKCQTHGIYNIQYFIVGIIPYWFRLAQCMRQFYEEGDINRAFNSLNYLSTITAMVFRTAFELKKGRSWKVLALVTSALAVLQNTYWDIVKDWGLLQRLSKNPYLRDKLILPHRSIYFIAMVVDIALRISWMQLVFEMNWSPLRKVTMITVTSCLEIVRRGIWNFFRLENEHLNNVGNYRAFKSVPHPFSYYDEEKDKNE, encoded by the exons ATGACATTTAAGAAAGACTTTAAGCAACAAATGGTGCCTGAGTGGGAGAAAGAATACATGGATTATGAAGGCCTCAAAAGAATATTGAAAGAGATGAAAAGTAGGAAACAAACTAAANACAACAGGTCATTGCAGCACAGACTGAAACTTGAAAGAGCATTCAGTGGACTTCACTTGCAAGGTAGCAATCACAAGAGAGAGGAGGATAATGAAGAACAGGTTATAGAAGTTAAGACATTAGAAGAAGAAGGTGGTTCCAAACAGTCATATAAGACTAACTTTCACAAGCTCAATGAAGAAGGAGGAGAAGCTGAGGCAAGACTCTTTCAAAAGCTTGATGAAGAGCTCAACAAGGTCAATGCATTTTACAAGGATCAGGTGGAAGCAGCCAACCATGAATCCAACCTTTTGAGTAAACAGGTGGAGGCTTTGGTTGCTCTAAGAGTAAAGGTCAAAAGTCCTGATGTAG AGTTGATGCAGATTGTCTCCTCACCTAAAGAGACTGCTGATCAAAATCATCAGCAAAAAGATTCTATGATAGGCCCTGAAGTTGATCCTGTTCAACAAACCAATAGAAATATTCATCATCATGAGGAGCAAGCAGAAGCACACAATAATTACAACAGAAGAGATCCCTTGGAAATCCTTGAGCATGTAAAGGTTGATGATTCTCTTCAATGTCCAaaatcaacaattaaaaaagCTTTTACTGATTCCAGTGATAATGAATTGAGCATCAGCAAAGAGGAgctgaaaaaaattgaaaagcaactaaGACTTGTGTTTGTTGAGTTCTATCAGAAACTCCTCCATCTCAAAGACTACAG TTTTATGAACCTGTCAGCATTTTCCAAGATCATGAAGACCTATGAAAAG CGTACATCAAGGGCAGCATCTACAGTCTACATGAAAGTAGTGGATAATTCTTATCTGGGAAGTTCTGATGAG GTTAATTTTCTATTGGAGAAAGTAGAGTCTACCTTCATCAGAAACTTCACACGCTCAAATCACAAAAAGGGGAGGAAGTTATTAAGACAAAAAGCAAAAACAGAAAAGCAAAGCATAACATTTATCACAG GTTTCTTTTCTGGTTGCTTTGTTGCTCTATTGGTTGCTACCATATTTAGAATAACATCTCAGCAATTCATAAAGAAGAAGGGGACATCTTACATGGAAAACATTTTCCCACTGTACAG TCTTTTTGGATATATCACTCTACATATGCTTGTGTATGCTGCAAACACATATTATTGGAAGCGTTATCGGGTCAATTATCCATTCTTATTTGGCGTCAGGGCTGGAACTGAATTGGACTACAGAGAAATTTTCCTTCTGACCTCTGGTCATGCAGTGGTAGCACTTTTATGTTTCTTGATAAATTTGCAGATTGAAATGAACTCAAGGAGTCAACAGTATAAGACAGTCACTGAAATTGTTCCTCTGATCTTAGTCGTT CTAGTTCTTTTGATTACCTTTTGCCCTCTCAACATCATATATCGCTCAAGTCGTTTCTTCTTTATCCGATGCTTATTTCGCTGTATATGTGCTCCTGTTTTCAAG GTCCAAGCATTCAAGAGTGTGGAGCTTTACATATGCTATTATGGGCTTGGAGAAGACTCAAGGAGGCAAAAGAAATGTCAAACTCATGGTATCTATAACATACAGTATTTCATCGTTGGCATCATTCCTTATTGGTTTCGGCTAGCACAG TGCATGCGTCAATTCTATGAAGAGGGAGACATCAACCGTGCATTCAATAGTTTAAATTATCTATCAACAATTACTGCCATGGTCTTTCGGACAGCCTTTGAACTAAAGAAGGGAAGAAGTTGGAAAGTGTTGGCATTGGTAACTTCAGCACTGGCAGTTCTTCAGAACACATATTGGGACATTGTTAAGGACTGGGGGCTCCTGCAAAGGCTTTCAAAGAACCCCTATTTGAGAGATAAACTAATACTTCCCCATAGAAGTATCTATTTCATAGCCATG GTTGTGGACATAGCTCTTAGAATTTCATGGATGCAATTggtgtttgaaatgaattggaGTCCCCTTCGTAAAGTGACAATGATTACAGTTACTTCCTGCCTTGAGATTGTTCGTCGAGGCATTTGGAACTTCTTCAG GTTGGAGAACGAACACTTGAACAATGTTGGAAACTACCGTGCCTTCAAATCCGTTCCTCATCCTTTCAGTTACTACGATGAGGAAAAGGACAAGAATGAGTAG
- the LOC106755309 gene encoding phosphate transporter PHO1 homolog 10-like isoform X7 has translation MTFKKDFKQQMVPEWEKEYMDYEGLKRILKEMKSRKQTKXNRSLQHRLKLERAFSGLHLQGSNHKREEDNEEQVIEVKTLEEEGGSKQSYKTNFHKLNEEGGEAEARLFQKLDEELNKVNAFYKDQVEAANHESNLLSKQVEALVALRVKVKSPDVELMQIVSSPKETADQNHQQKDSMIGPEVDPVQQTNRNIHHHEEQAEAHNNYNRRDPLEILEHVKVDDSLQCPKSTIKKAFTDSSDNELSISKEELKKIEKQLRLVFVEFYQKLLHLKDYSFMNLSAFSKIMKTYEKRTSRAASTVYMKVVDNSYLGSSDEVNFLLEKVESTFIRNFTRSNHKKGRKLLRQKAKTEKQSITFITGFFSGCFVALLVATIFRITSQQFIKKKGTSYMENIFPLYSLFGYITLHMLVYAANTYYWKRYRVNYPFLFGVRAGTELDYREIFLLTSGHAVLVLLITFCPLNIIYRSSRFFFIRCLFRCICAPVFKVQAFKSVELYICYYGLGEDSRRQKKCQTHGIYNIQYFIVGIIPYWFRLAQCMRQFYEEGDINRAFNSLNYLSTITAMVFRTAFELKKGRSWKVLALVTSALAVLQNTYWDIVKDWGLLQRLSKNPYLRDKLILPHRSIYFIAMVVDIALRISWMQLVFEMNWSPLRKVTMITVTSCLEIVRRGIWNFFRLENEHLNNVGNYRAFKSVPHPFSYYDEEKDKNE, from the exons ATGACATTTAAGAAAGACTTTAAGCAACAAATGGTGCCTGAGTGGGAGAAAGAATACATGGATTATGAAGGCCTCAAAAGAATATTGAAAGAGATGAAAAGTAGGAAACAAACTAAANACAACAGGTCATTGCAGCACAGACTGAAACTTGAAAGAGCATTCAGTGGACTTCACTTGCAAGGTAGCAATCACAAGAGAGAGGAGGATAATGAAGAACAGGTTATAGAAGTTAAGACATTAGAAGAAGAAGGTGGTTCCAAACAGTCATATAAGACTAACTTTCACAAGCTCAATGAAGAAGGAGGAGAAGCTGAGGCAAGACTCTTTCAAAAGCTTGATGAAGAGCTCAACAAGGTCAATGCATTTTACAAGGATCAGGTGGAAGCAGCCAACCATGAATCCAACCTTTTGAGTAAACAGGTGGAGGCTTTGGTTGCTCTAAGAGTAAAGGTCAAAAGTCCTGATGTAG AGTTGATGCAGATTGTCTCCTCACCTAAAGAGACTGCTGATCAAAATCATCAGCAAAAAGATTCTATGATAGGCCCTGAAGTTGATCCTGTTCAACAAACCAATAGAAATATTCATCATCATGAGGAGCAAGCAGAAGCACACAATAATTACAACAGAAGAGATCCCTTGGAAATCCTTGAGCATGTAAAGGTTGATGATTCTCTTCAATGTCCAaaatcaacaattaaaaaagCTTTTACTGATTCCAGTGATAATGAATTGAGCATCAGCAAAGAGGAgctgaaaaaaattgaaaagcaactaaGACTTGTGTTTGTTGAGTTCTATCAGAAACTCCTCCATCTCAAAGACTACAG TTTTATGAACCTGTCAGCATTTTCCAAGATCATGAAGACCTATGAAAAG CGTACATCAAGGGCAGCATCTACAGTCTACATGAAAGTAGTGGATAATTCTTATCTGGGAAGTTCTGATGAG GTTAATTTTCTATTGGAGAAAGTAGAGTCTACCTTCATCAGAAACTTCACACGCTCAAATCACAAAAAGGGGAGGAAGTTATTAAGACAAAAAGCAAAAACAGAAAAGCAAAGCATAACATTTATCACAG GTTTCTTTTCTGGTTGCTTTGTTGCTCTATTGGTTGCTACCATATTTAGAATAACATCTCAGCAATTCATAAAGAAGAAGGGGACATCTTACATGGAAAACATTTTCCCACTGTACAG TCTTTTTGGATATATCACTCTACATATGCTTGTGTATGCTGCAAACACATATTATTGGAAGCGTTATCGGGTCAATTATCCATTCTTATTTGGCGTCAGGGCTGGAACTGAATTGGACTACAGAGAAATTTTCCTTCTGACCTCTGGTCATGCAGTG CTAGTTCTTTTGATTACCTTTTGCCCTCTCAACATCATATATCGCTCAAGTCGTTTCTTCTTTATCCGATGCTTATTTCGCTGTATATGTGCTCCTGTTTTCAAG GTCCAAGCATTCAAGAGTGTGGAGCTTTACATATGCTATTATGGGCTTGGAGAAGACTCAAGGAGGCAAAAGAAATGTCAAACTCATGGTATCTATAACATACAGTATTTCATCGTTGGCATCATTCCTTATTGGTTTCGGCTAGCACAG TGCATGCGTCAATTCTATGAAGAGGGAGACATCAACCGTGCATTCAATAGTTTAAATTATCTATCAACAATTACTGCCATGGTCTTTCGGACAGCCTTTGAACTAAAGAAGGGAAGAAGTTGGAAAGTGTTGGCATTGGTAACTTCAGCACTGGCAGTTCTTCAGAACACATATTGGGACATTGTTAAGGACTGGGGGCTCCTGCAAAGGCTTTCAAAGAACCCCTATTTGAGAGATAAACTAATACTTCCCCATAGAAGTATCTATTTCATAGCCATG GTTGTGGACATAGCTCTTAGAATTTCATGGATGCAATTggtgtttgaaatgaattggaGTCCCCTTCGTAAAGTGACAATGATTACAGTTACTTCCTGCCTTGAGATTGTTCGTCGAGGCATTTGGAACTTCTTCAG GTTGGAGAACGAACACTTGAACAATGTTGGAAACTACCGTGCCTTCAAATCCGTTCCTCATCCTTTCAGTTACTACGATGAGGAAAAGGACAAGAATGAGTAG
- the LOC106755309 gene encoding phosphate transporter PHO1 homolog 10-like isoform X6: MTFKKDFKQQMVPEWEKEYMDYEGLKRILKEMKSRKQTKXNRSLQHRLKLERAFSGLHLQGSNHKREEDNEEQVIEVKTLEEEGGSKQSYKTNFHKLNEEGGEAEARLFQKLDEELNKVNAFYKDQVEAANHESNLLSKQVEALVALRVKVKSPDVELMQIVSSPKETADQNHQQKDSMIGPEVDPVQQTNRNIHHHEEQAEAHNNYNRRDPLEILEHVKVDDSLQCPKSTIKKAFTDSSDNELSISKEELKKIEKQLRLVFVEFYQKLLHLKDYSFMNLSAFSKIMKTYEKRTSRAASTVYMKVVDNSYLGSSDEVNFLLEKVESTFIRNFTRSNHKKGRKLLRQKAKTEKQSITFITGFFSGCFVALLVATIFRITSQQFIKKKGTSYMENIFPLYSLFGYITLHMLVYAANTYYWKRYRVNYPFLFGVRAGTELDYREIFLLTSGHAVVALLCFLINLQIEMNSRSQQYKTVTEIVPLILVVVRLADFFLADQLTSQVQAFKSVELYICYYGLGEDSRRQKKCQTHGIYNIQYFIVGIIPYWFRLAQCMRQFYEEGDINRAFNSLNYLSTITAMVFRTAFELKKGRSWKVLALVTSALAVLQNTYWDIVKDWGLLQRLSKNPYLRDKLILPHRSIYFIAMVVDIALRISWMQLVFEMNWSPLRKVTMITVTSCLEIVRRGIWNFFRLENEHLNNVGNYRAFKSVPHPFSYYDEEKDKNE, from the exons ATGACATTTAAGAAAGACTTTAAGCAACAAATGGTGCCTGAGTGGGAGAAAGAATACATGGATTATGAAGGCCTCAAAAGAATATTGAAAGAGATGAAAAGTAGGAAACAAACTAAANACAACAGGTCATTGCAGCACAGACTGAAACTTGAAAGAGCATTCAGTGGACTTCACTTGCAAGGTAGCAATCACAAGAGAGAGGAGGATAATGAAGAACAGGTTATAGAAGTTAAGACATTAGAAGAAGAAGGTGGTTCCAAACAGTCATATAAGACTAACTTTCACAAGCTCAATGAAGAAGGAGGAGAAGCTGAGGCAAGACTCTTTCAAAAGCTTGATGAAGAGCTCAACAAGGTCAATGCATTTTACAAGGATCAGGTGGAAGCAGCCAACCATGAATCCAACCTTTTGAGTAAACAGGTGGAGGCTTTGGTTGCTCTAAGAGTAAAGGTCAAAAGTCCTGATGTAG AGTTGATGCAGATTGTCTCCTCACCTAAAGAGACTGCTGATCAAAATCATCAGCAAAAAGATTCTATGATAGGCCCTGAAGTTGATCCTGTTCAACAAACCAATAGAAATATTCATCATCATGAGGAGCAAGCAGAAGCACACAATAATTACAACAGAAGAGATCCCTTGGAAATCCTTGAGCATGTAAAGGTTGATGATTCTCTTCAATGTCCAaaatcaacaattaaaaaagCTTTTACTGATTCCAGTGATAATGAATTGAGCATCAGCAAAGAGGAgctgaaaaaaattgaaaagcaactaaGACTTGTGTTTGTTGAGTTCTATCAGAAACTCCTCCATCTCAAAGACTACAG TTTTATGAACCTGTCAGCATTTTCCAAGATCATGAAGACCTATGAAAAG CGTACATCAAGGGCAGCATCTACAGTCTACATGAAAGTAGTGGATAATTCTTATCTGGGAAGTTCTGATGAG GTTAATTTTCTATTGGAGAAAGTAGAGTCTACCTTCATCAGAAACTTCACACGCTCAAATCACAAAAAGGGGAGGAAGTTATTAAGACAAAAAGCAAAAACAGAAAAGCAAAGCATAACATTTATCACAG GTTTCTTTTCTGGTTGCTTTGTTGCTCTATTGGTTGCTACCATATTTAGAATAACATCTCAGCAATTCATAAAGAAGAAGGGGACATCTTACATGGAAAACATTTTCCCACTGTACAG TCTTTTTGGATATATCACTCTACATATGCTTGTGTATGCTGCAAACACATATTATTGGAAGCGTTATCGGGTCAATTATCCATTCTTATTTGGCGTCAGGGCTGGAACTGAATTGGACTACAGAGAAATTTTCCTTCTGACCTCTGGTCATGCAGTGGTAGCACTTTTATGTTTCTTGATAAATTTGCAGATTGAAATGAACTCAAGGAGTCAACAGTATAAGACAGTCACTGAAATTGTTCCTCTGATCTTAGTCGTT GTTCGTCTTGCAGATTTCTTCTTGGCTGACCAGCTTACTAGCCAG GTCCAAGCATTCAAGAGTGTGGAGCTTTACATATGCTATTATGGGCTTGGAGAAGACTCAAGGAGGCAAAAGAAATGTCAAACTCATGGTATCTATAACATACAGTATTTCATCGTTGGCATCATTCCTTATTGGTTTCGGCTAGCACAG TGCATGCGTCAATTCTATGAAGAGGGAGACATCAACCGTGCATTCAATAGTTTAAATTATCTATCAACAATTACTGCCATGGTCTTTCGGACAGCCTTTGAACTAAAGAAGGGAAGAAGTTGGAAAGTGTTGGCATTGGTAACTTCAGCACTGGCAGTTCTTCAGAACACATATTGGGACATTGTTAAGGACTGGGGGCTCCTGCAAAGGCTTTCAAAGAACCCCTATTTGAGAGATAAACTAATACTTCCCCATAGAAGTATCTATTTCATAGCCATG GTTGTGGACATAGCTCTTAGAATTTCATGGATGCAATTggtgtttgaaatgaattggaGTCCCCTTCGTAAAGTGACAATGATTACAGTTACTTCCTGCCTTGAGATTGTTCGTCGAGGCATTTGGAACTTCTTCAG GTTGGAGAACGAACACTTGAACAATGTTGGAAACTACCGTGCCTTCAAATCCGTTCCTCATCCTTTCAGTTACTACGATGAGGAAAAGGACAAGAATGAGTAG
- the LOC106755309 gene encoding phosphate transporter PHO1 homolog 10-like isoform X4: protein MTFKKDFKQQMVPEWEKEYMDYEGLKRILKEMKSRKQTKXNRSLQHRLKLERAFSGLHLQGSNHKREEDNEEQVIEVKTLEEEGGSKQSYKTNFHKLNEEGGEAEARLFQKLDEELNKVNAFYKDQVEAANHESNLLSKQVEALVALRVKVKSPDVELMQIVSSPKETADQNHQQKDSMIGPEVDPVQQTNRNIHHHEEQAEAHNNYNRRDPLEILEHVKVDDSLQCPKSTIKKAFTDSSDNELSISKEELKKIEKQLRLVFVEFYQKLLHLKDYSFMNLSAFSKIMKTYEKVNFLLEKVESTFIRNFTRSNHKKGRKLLRQKAKTEKQSITFITGFFSGCFVALLVATIFRITSQQFIKKKGTSYMENIFPLYSLFGYITLHMLVYAANTYYWKRYRVNYPFLFGVRAGTELDYREIFLLTSGHAVVALLCFLINLQIEMNSRSQQYKTVTEIVPLILVVLVLLITFCPLNIIYRSSRFFFIRCLFRCICAPVFKVRLADFFLADQLTSQVQAFKSVELYICYYGLGEDSRRQKKCQTHGIYNIQYFIVGIIPYWFRLAQCMRQFYEEGDINRAFNSLNYLSTITAMVFRTAFELKKGRSWKVLALVTSALAVLQNTYWDIVKDWGLLQRLSKNPYLRDKLILPHRSIYFIAMVVDIALRISWMQLVFEMNWSPLRKVTMITVTSCLEIVRRGIWNFFRLENEHLNNVGNYRAFKSVPHPFSYYDEEKDKNE from the exons ATGACATTTAAGAAAGACTTTAAGCAACAAATGGTGCCTGAGTGGGAGAAAGAATACATGGATTATGAAGGCCTCAAAAGAATATTGAAAGAGATGAAAAGTAGGAAACAAACTAAANACAACAGGTCATTGCAGCACAGACTGAAACTTGAAAGAGCATTCAGTGGACTTCACTTGCAAGGTAGCAATCACAAGAGAGAGGAGGATAATGAAGAACAGGTTATAGAAGTTAAGACATTAGAAGAAGAAGGTGGTTCCAAACAGTCATATAAGACTAACTTTCACAAGCTCAATGAAGAAGGAGGAGAAGCTGAGGCAAGACTCTTTCAAAAGCTTGATGAAGAGCTCAACAAGGTCAATGCATTTTACAAGGATCAGGTGGAAGCAGCCAACCATGAATCCAACCTTTTGAGTAAACAGGTGGAGGCTTTGGTTGCTCTAAGAGTAAAGGTCAAAAGTCCTGATGTAG AGTTGATGCAGATTGTCTCCTCACCTAAAGAGACTGCTGATCAAAATCATCAGCAAAAAGATTCTATGATAGGCCCTGAAGTTGATCCTGTTCAACAAACCAATAGAAATATTCATCATCATGAGGAGCAAGCAGAAGCACACAATAATTACAACAGAAGAGATCCCTTGGAAATCCTTGAGCATGTAAAGGTTGATGATTCTCTTCAATGTCCAaaatcaacaattaaaaaagCTTTTACTGATTCCAGTGATAATGAATTGAGCATCAGCAAAGAGGAgctgaaaaaaattgaaaagcaactaaGACTTGTGTTTGTTGAGTTCTATCAGAAACTCCTCCATCTCAAAGACTACAG TTTTATGAACCTGTCAGCATTTTCCAAGATCATGAAGACCTATGAAAAG GTTAATTTTCTATTGGAGAAAGTAGAGTCTACCTTCATCAGAAACTTCACACGCTCAAATCACAAAAAGGGGAGGAAGTTATTAAGACAAAAAGCAAAAACAGAAAAGCAAAGCATAACATTTATCACAG GTTTCTTTTCTGGTTGCTTTGTTGCTCTATTGGTTGCTACCATATTTAGAATAACATCTCAGCAATTCATAAAGAAGAAGGGGACATCTTACATGGAAAACATTTTCCCACTGTACAG TCTTTTTGGATATATCACTCTACATATGCTTGTGTATGCTGCAAACACATATTATTGGAAGCGTTATCGGGTCAATTATCCATTCTTATTTGGCGTCAGGGCTGGAACTGAATTGGACTACAGAGAAATTTTCCTTCTGACCTCTGGTCATGCAGTGGTAGCACTTTTATGTTTCTTGATAAATTTGCAGATTGAAATGAACTCAAGGAGTCAACAGTATAAGACAGTCACTGAAATTGTTCCTCTGATCTTAGTCGTT CTAGTTCTTTTGATTACCTTTTGCCCTCTCAACATCATATATCGCTCAAGTCGTTTCTTCTTTATCCGATGCTTATTTCGCTGTATATGTGCTCCTGTTTTCAAG GTTCGTCTTGCAGATTTCTTCTTGGCTGACCAGCTTACTAGCCAG GTCCAAGCATTCAAGAGTGTGGAGCTTTACATATGCTATTATGGGCTTGGAGAAGACTCAAGGAGGCAAAAGAAATGTCAAACTCATGGTATCTATAACATACAGTATTTCATCGTTGGCATCATTCCTTATTGGTTTCGGCTAGCACAG TGCATGCGTCAATTCTATGAAGAGGGAGACATCAACCGTGCATTCAATAGTTTAAATTATCTATCAACAATTACTGCCATGGTCTTTCGGACAGCCTTTGAACTAAAGAAGGGAAGAAGTTGGAAAGTGTTGGCATTGGTAACTTCAGCACTGGCAGTTCTTCAGAACACATATTGGGACATTGTTAAGGACTGGGGGCTCCTGCAAAGGCTTTCAAAGAACCCCTATTTGAGAGATAAACTAATACTTCCCCATAGAAGTATCTATTTCATAGCCATG GTTGTGGACATAGCTCTTAGAATTTCATGGATGCAATTggtgtttgaaatgaattggaGTCCCCTTCGTAAAGTGACAATGATTACAGTTACTTCCTGCCTTGAGATTGTTCGTCGAGGCATTTGGAACTTCTTCAG GTTGGAGAACGAACACTTGAACAATGTTGGAAACTACCGTGCCTTCAAATCCGTTCCTCATCCTTTCAGTTACTACGATGAGGAAAAGGACAAGAATGAGTAG